A portion of the Pseudomonas synxantha BG33R genome contains these proteins:
- a CDS encoding acyl-CoA dehydrogenase, which translates to MDFAYSPKVQELRERVTAFMDAYVYPAEPVFERQVSEGDRWQPTAIMEELKAKAKAEGLWNLFLPESELGAGLTNLEYAPLAEIMGRSLLGPEPFNCSAPDTGNMEVLVRYANEEQKQRWLEPLLRGEIRSAFAMTEPDVASSDATNMAARAERQGDEWVINGKKWWTSGACDPRCKILIFMGLSNPDAPRHQQHSMILVPVDTPGVKIVRPLPVFGYDDAPHGHAEVLFDNVRVPYENVLLGEGRGFEIAQGRLGPGRIHHCMRSIGMAERALELMCKRSVSRTAFGKPLARLGGNIDKIADSRMEIDMARLLTLKAAYMMDTVGNKVAKSEIAQIKVVAPNVALKVIDRAIQIHGGAGVSNDFPLAYMYAMQRTLRLADGPDEVHRAAIGKFEIGKYVPREMMRGGQ; encoded by the coding sequence ATGGATTTCGCCTATTCGCCCAAGGTTCAGGAACTGCGTGAGCGCGTCACTGCGTTCATGGACGCATACGTCTATCCGGCCGAGCCGGTGTTCGAACGCCAGGTCAGCGAAGGTGATCGCTGGCAGCCCACGGCCATCATGGAAGAACTCAAGGCCAAGGCTAAAGCCGAGGGTTTGTGGAACCTGTTCCTGCCGGAATCCGAGCTGGGCGCTGGGTTGACCAACCTTGAATACGCGCCGCTCGCTGAAATCATGGGGCGTTCGTTATTGGGCCCGGAGCCGTTCAACTGCTCCGCTCCCGACACCGGCAATATGGAAGTGCTGGTGCGCTACGCCAACGAAGAGCAGAAACAACGCTGGCTCGAACCGCTGTTGCGTGGCGAAATCCGCTCGGCCTTCGCCATGACCGAGCCCGATGTTGCCTCCTCGGATGCCACCAACATGGCCGCCCGCGCCGAACGCCAGGGCGATGAGTGGGTGATCAACGGCAAGAAATGGTGGACCTCCGGCGCCTGTGATCCGCGTTGCAAAATCCTGATCTTCATGGGCTTGAGCAACCCGGATGCGCCGCGCCATCAGCAGCACTCGATGATTCTGGTGCCGGTAGACACCCCCGGCGTGAAAATCGTGCGCCCGTTGCCGGTGTTCGGCTACGACGATGCCCCCCATGGCCACGCCGAGGTGCTGTTCGACAACGTGCGCGTGCCGTATGAGAACGTCTTGCTGGGGGAAGGTCGTGGCTTCGAAATCGCCCAGGGGCGCCTTGGCCCGGGCCGTATCCACCACTGCATGCGCTCCATCGGCATGGCTGAGCGTGCCCTGGAATTGATGTGCAAACGCTCGGTCAGCCGCACCGCGTTCGGCAAGCCGCTGGCCCGTTTGGGCGGCAATATCGACAAGATTGCCGACTCACGCATGGAAATCGACATGGCGCGCCTGCTGACCCTGAAAGCGGCGTATATGATGGACACCGTGGGCAATAAAGTGGCGAAAAGCGAAATCGCCCAGATCAAGGTGGTGGCGCCGAATGTGGCCTTGAAGGTGATCGACCGTGCGATCCAGATCCATGGCGGCGCCGGGGTTTCCAATGATTTTCCGCTGGCTTATATGTACGCCATGCAACGTACCCTGCGCCTGGCGGATGGCCCGGACGAAGTGCACCGCGCGGCGATCGGCAAGTTCGAGATTGGCAAGTATGTGCCGCGGGAGATGATGCGCGGCGGGCAGTAG
- a CDS encoding autotransporter assembly complex protein TamA, protein MKYPGRFTSGLILLFTSCGALAQSELDVRIKPSNDALKANIEGYIGGVGDRDEEALLRFSRGAEEQARKAAQALGFYQPQIASEVKGGKNPRLTLTIDPGEPVHLRDVTIRVDGQAASLKAFRVPASDDLKPGAVLNHGHYEDAKRLIQNQASRYGFFSGRFTSQKLAVDPQAGVADIELIYDSGPRYSMGKVSFSGDTPFDEELLQRMVPFDSGTPYDSELVAELNQNLQASGFFEGVRVDASPTAATNDVIPVAVQLETRKPRTMGLGLGYSTDVGPRGKANWTRHWVNPQGHSYGWEAELSAPRQNVGLWYDIPLDPPLTDKLRFAGGYQNEEIANTDTLSKLLTVGPEWHSKLPSGWTRVISLKYQREEYRLGNDSGLSNLLMPGVSYSYLRSDNRIDPHHGYRLMFDTKVAKEGLGSDTNLLYGTATIKGLTTLWDNHRFLGRAQFGGSATNGYKSVPPSLRFFAGGDQSVRGYEYQTLSPENDRGDRIGGRYMVALSAEYQYSITDKWRIATFIDQGNSFNNLDLPSLKTGVGVGVRWVSPVGPIRLDLAHALEDPGGVRLHFSMGPEL, encoded by the coding sequence ATGAAGTATCCAGGAAGATTTACCAGCGGCTTGATTCTGCTGTTCACAAGCTGCGGCGCATTGGCGCAAAGTGAACTGGACGTGCGGATCAAACCCTCAAACGACGCGCTGAAAGCCAACATCGAAGGCTATATCGGCGGGGTCGGCGATCGTGACGAAGAAGCCTTGCTGCGTTTCAGCCGTGGCGCCGAGGAGCAGGCGCGCAAAGCCGCGCAGGCACTGGGCTTCTATCAGCCACAAATCGCCAGCGAGGTGAAGGGCGGCAAGAACCCGCGCCTGACCCTCACCATCGACCCCGGCGAACCGGTGCATTTGCGCGACGTGACTATTCGGGTCGATGGCCAGGCCGCGAGCCTCAAGGCCTTTCGCGTACCCGCCAGCGACGACCTCAAGCCCGGTGCCGTGCTCAATCACGGTCATTACGAAGACGCCAAGCGCCTGATCCAGAACCAGGCGTCACGCTACGGCTTTTTCAGCGGGCGCTTCACTAGCCAGAAGCTCGCGGTTGACCCTCAAGCGGGTGTGGCCGACATCGAACTCATTTACGACAGCGGCCCGCGCTACAGCATGGGCAAGGTCAGCTTCAGCGGCGACACGCCGTTTGATGAAGAACTGTTGCAACGCATGGTGCCCTTTGACAGTGGCACGCCGTACGACTCCGAGCTGGTCGCCGAACTCAACCAGAACCTGCAAGCTAGCGGCTTCTTCGAAGGCGTGCGCGTAGACGCCAGCCCCACCGCCGCGACCAACGACGTAATCCCCGTCGCCGTGCAATTGGAAACCCGCAAGCCCCGCACCATGGGCCTCGGCCTGGGTTACTCCACCGACGTCGGCCCACGGGGCAAAGCCAACTGGACGCGGCATTGGGTCAACCCCCAGGGCCACAGTTACGGTTGGGAAGCCGAATTGTCGGCGCCGCGGCAGAACGTCGGCCTGTGGTATGACATACCGCTGGACCCGCCGCTTACCGACAAATTGCGCTTTGCCGGTGGCTATCAGAATGAAGAGATCGCCAACACCGACACCTTGAGCAAGCTGCTTACCGTCGGTCCTGAATGGCACAGCAAGTTGCCCAGCGGCTGGACGCGGGTGATTTCCCTCAAGTACCAGCGTGAGGAATACCGCCTGGGCAATGACTCGGGGCTGAGTAACCTGTTGATGCCGGGGGTCAGTTATTCCTACCTGCGCAGCGACAACCGTATCGACCCGCACCATGGCTATCGCCTGATGTTCGACACCAAGGTCGCCAAAGAGGGCCTGGGGTCTGACACCAACCTGCTTTACGGCACGGCCACGATCAAGGGCCTGACCACCTTGTGGGACAACCACCGTTTTCTGGGGCGCGCACAATTTGGCGGCAGTGCCACCAACGGCTACAAATCCGTGCCGCCGTCGTTGCGCTTCTTTGCTGGTGGCGACCAGAGCGTGCGCGGCTACGAGTACCAGACCCTGTCGCCCGAGAACGATCGTGGCGACCGTATCGGTGGTCGCTACATGGTGGCCTTGAGTGCCGAGTATCAATACTCCATCACCGATAAATGGCGGATCGCGACCTTCATCGACCAGGGTAACTCGTTCAACAACCTGGACCTGCCGAGCCTGAAAACCGGCGTCGGCGTCGGCGTGCGCTGGGTTTCGCCGGTGGGGCCGATCCGCCTCGACCTGGCCCATGCCCTCGAAGATCCGGGCGGCGTTCGCTTGCACTTTTCCATGGGGCCTGAGCTGTGA
- a CDS encoding substrate-binding domain-containing protein: MMLRVLFLCIAITLPAVAAPLPIPGQGPALRIQGSNTIGAALGPALVMGLMEHQGLRDVRSEPGAGANEQSVVGTTRQGKTVTIEVAAHGSSTGFAALKNTRADLAAASRPIKDGELVDLEPLGDLKSPDAEQVIAIDGLAIIVNPRNPLNTLDTEQLAQIFNGEVSTWEALGGSGGAIHLYARDDQSGTYDTFRELVLSRRQQPLAPSAKRFESSEQLSDAVSQDPQGIGFIGLPYVRQAKAVAIADGDSQPMLPLTSLIATEDYPLSRRLFFYLPPSSRNPWAKALVDFTQSSKGQAIVAANGFIAQQVQAIGVTPRPSMPDDYQAIARDAQRLTVNFRFEEGSASLDNKARQDLQRVVAYIKSHGKLNKQVTLVGFGDTKNDPQRAALLSKLRAMAVRRELAKSGVVLKDIRGFGAQMPVAANTADEGRIKNRRVEVWVY; this comes from the coding sequence ATGATGCTGCGCGTTCTGTTCCTGTGTATTGCGATCACCCTCCCTGCCGTGGCAGCCCCTCTTCCCATTCCCGGCCAAGGTCCTGCCCTGCGCATCCAGGGCTCCAACACCATCGGCGCGGCACTCGGCCCGGCGTTGGTCATGGGTTTGATGGAGCATCAAGGCTTACGGGATGTACGCAGCGAACCGGGCGCCGGGGCAAACGAACAGAGCGTGGTCGGCACGACGCGCCAAGGCAAGACGGTGACCATCGAAGTCGCGGCCCACGGTTCCAGCACCGGCTTTGCCGCGCTGAAAAATACCCGCGCTGACCTCGCCGCCGCGTCCCGCCCGATCAAGGACGGCGAACTGGTGGACCTTGAACCTCTGGGTGACCTGAAAAGCCCCGATGCCGAACAGGTCATCGCCATTGATGGCCTGGCGATCATTGTTAACCCACGCAACCCACTCAATACTCTTGACACCGAGCAGTTGGCCCAGATCTTCAACGGCGAAGTCAGCACCTGGGAGGCATTGGGCGGGAGTGGCGGTGCCATTCATTTATATGCCCGTGATGATCAGTCCGGCACCTACGACACCTTCAGGGAACTGGTGTTGAGCCGACGTCAGCAGCCGCTCGCGCCGTCAGCCAAACGTTTCGAATCCAGCGAACAGCTGTCCGATGCCGTCAGCCAGGATCCCCAGGGTATCGGCTTTATCGGCCTGCCCTATGTGCGTCAGGCCAAAGCAGTGGCGATTGCCGATGGTGACTCGCAACCGATGTTGCCGCTGACCAGCCTCATCGCCACCGAAGATTACCCGCTGTCGCGACGGCTGTTCTTTTATCTGCCGCCCTCCTCCCGCAATCCGTGGGCCAAGGCGTTGGTGGACTTTACCCAATCCAGTAAAGGCCAGGCGATTGTGGCGGCCAATGGTTTTATCGCCCAGCAGGTGCAGGCGATCGGCGTGACACCTCGCCCGTCAATGCCTGACGACTACCAGGCCATCGCCCGCGACGCTCAGCGCCTGACGGTGAATTTTCGCTTCGAAGAGGGTAGCGCCAGCCTCGACAACAAGGCACGCCAGGATTTGCAGCGGGTGGTGGCTTATATCAAAAGCCACGGCAAGCTGAACAAGCAGGTCACGCTGGTGGGCTTTGGCGATACCAAGAACGATCCGCAACGTGCGGCGTTGCTGTCGAAGTTACGGGCGATGGCGGTGCGCCGCGAGCTGGCCAAGAGCGGCGTGGTGCTCAAGGATATTCGCGGGTTTGGCGCGCAGATGCCGGTGGCGGCGAATACCGCAGACGAAGGTAGGATCAAGAATCGGCGGGTGGAGGTTTGGGTGTACTGA
- a CDS encoding GNAT family N-acetyltransferase — MPDTSTATAEIRLLNSGYSREARSLLYQAYRHEPTFAYIFEAERPGYEQRVRATVRELVKQHFFQKLPAIGLFVNDRLIGIALIAPPQRRLGITESWAWQIRMWLSTGVRGTRRYLEYHQAVLACLPSEAVHVLPLLGIHPQFQGQHHGEQLLEAVHNWCADDPHSSGVVLDTGNSRYLDFYKRQGYEEIGEVAVGPVLEHVFFHPNPQALHPATS, encoded by the coding sequence ATGCCAGACACTTCGACGGCCACTGCCGAAATCCGCCTGCTCAATAGCGGTTATTCCCGTGAAGCGCGATCCCTGCTTTACCAGGCGTATCGCCATGAACCGACCTTCGCCTATATCTTCGAAGCCGAACGGCCGGGTTACGAGCAGCGGGTGCGCGCCACCGTGCGCGAATTGGTCAAGCAGCACTTTTTTCAGAAACTTCCCGCCATCGGCCTGTTCGTCAATGACCGGCTGATCGGTATCGCCCTGATCGCGCCGCCGCAACGACGCCTGGGCATCACCGAGAGCTGGGCCTGGCAGATCCGCATGTGGCTGAGCACCGGCGTGCGCGGTACGCGACGCTACCTGGAATATCATCAGGCCGTACTGGCGTGCCTGCCCAGCGAGGCCGTGCATGTGCTGCCGCTGCTGGGCATTCACCCGCAGTTCCAGGGCCAGCATCATGGTGAGCAACTGCTTGAAGCAGTACACAATTGGTGCGCCGACGATCCGCATTCCTCAGGCGTGGTGCTCGACACCGGCAACTCCCGTTACCTGGATTTCTACAAGCGCCAAGGCTATGAGGAGATCGGTGAAGTCGCCGTAGGGCCGGTGCTGGAGCATGTGTTTTTCCATCCCAATCCCCAGGCGTTACATCCTGCAACGTCTTAG
- the xthA gene encoding exodeoxyribonuclease III codes for MKIVSFNINGLRARPHQLAALIEKHQPDVIGLQETKVHDDQFPLAEVQALGYHVYYHGQKGHYGVALLSRQPALSLHKGFASDEEDAQRRFIWGTFADENGHPVTIMNGYFPQGESRDHPTKFPAKQRFYEDLQHLLESQFSNDQALVVMGDVNISPQDCDIGIGADNAKRWLKTGKCSFLPEEREWMERLKNWGLVDSFRHLNPDVNDRFSWFDYRSRGFEDEPKRGLRIDVIMASTGLVPRVKDAGVDYDLRGLEKPSDHAPIWLELS; via the coding sequence ATGAAAATCGTCTCCTTCAATATCAACGGGCTGCGTGCTCGCCCTCATCAGCTGGCGGCGCTGATTGAAAAGCATCAACCTGACGTGATCGGCCTGCAGGAAACCAAGGTTCACGATGATCAGTTCCCGCTGGCCGAAGTGCAGGCTTTGGGTTATCACGTGTACTACCACGGGCAGAAAGGCCATTACGGCGTGGCCCTGCTCTCGCGCCAGCCGGCCTTGAGCCTGCACAAAGGTTTTGCCAGCGATGAAGAAGACGCCCAGCGTCGTTTTATCTGGGGCACCTTCGCCGATGAAAACGGTCACCCGGTGACCATCATGAACGGCTACTTCCCCCAGGGCGAAAGCCGCGACCACCCCACCAAGTTCCCGGCCAAGCAGCGCTTCTATGAAGACTTGCAGCACCTGCTGGAAAGCCAGTTCAGCAATGACCAGGCGCTGGTGGTGATGGGCGACGTGAACATTTCCCCGCAAGACTGCGACATCGGTATCGGCGCCGATAACGCCAAGCGCTGGTTGAAAACCGGCAAGTGCAGCTTCCTGCCGGAAGAGCGCGAGTGGATGGAGCGCCTGAAGAACTGGGGCCTGGTGGACAGCTTCCGCCACCTCAACCCGGACGTGAACGACCGTTTCAGCTGGTTCGACTATCGCAGCCGTGGGTTTGAGGATGAGCCCAAGCGCGGGCTGCGCATTGACGTGATCATGGCGTCCACCGGGCTGGTGCCACGGGTCAAGGATGCCGGGGTGGATTACGATTTGCGTGGCTTGGAGAAGCCGTCGGACCATGCACCGATCTGGTTGGAACTGAGCTGA
- a CDS encoding LysR family transcriptional regulator translates to MNLNKVDLNLFIVFDAIYTEANLTRAGQIVGITQPAVSNALARLRETFNDPLFVRTAQGMVPTPMAQNIIGPVRNALSLLRVSVQESRIFNPQQAAKTYRISMTDLTEAVILPLLFQRLRRLAPTVVIESFLSKRRETTKELAAGRLDFAVDAPLNTDPQVRHVKLMEDRYVCAMRKGHPMAGKDKFSLDDYLSLTHIHISSRRNGLGHVDLALGKMGIQRKIALRSQHYLMASQVLQQTDMVMTVPERFARRHELHWFNLPVNDVPPVETHLYWHESTDQDPANRWMREQMIELCQQVTAHEKKLDKQQS, encoded by the coding sequence ATGAATTTGAACAAGGTCGACCTCAACCTCTTCATCGTCTTTGATGCGATCTATACCGAAGCCAACCTGACCCGCGCCGGGCAGATCGTCGGCATAACCCAGCCGGCGGTGTCCAACGCCCTGGCACGTCTGCGCGAAACCTTCAACGACCCGCTGTTTGTACGCACCGCCCAAGGCATGGTGCCCACACCGATGGCGCAGAACATCATCGGCCCGGTGCGCAATGCGCTGTCGTTGCTGCGGGTGTCGGTGCAGGAAAGCCGGATTTTCAATCCCCAGCAGGCCGCCAAGACGTACCGCATCAGCATGACCGACCTCACTGAAGCGGTGATTCTGCCGCTATTGTTCCAGCGCCTGCGCCGCCTGGCGCCGACCGTGGTGATCGAGAGTTTCCTGTCCAAGCGCCGTGAGACCACCAAGGAACTGGCCGCCGGGCGCCTGGATTTTGCCGTGGATGCGCCGCTCAACACCGACCCGCAGGTGCGCCATGTCAAATTGATGGAAGACCGCTACGTGTGCGCCATGCGCAAGGGTCACCCCATGGCAGGCAAGGACAAATTCAGCCTGGATGACTACCTGTCATTGACCCACATCCATATCTCCAGCCGTCGCAATGGCTTGGGCCATGTGGACCTGGCGCTGGGCAAAATGGGCATCCAACGCAAGATCGCCCTGCGCTCGCAGCACTACCTGATGGCTTCGCAAGTGTTGCAGCAGACCGACATGGTCATGACCGTGCCCGAACGCTTCGCTCGTCGCCATGAACTGCACTGGTTCAACCTGCCGGTCAACGACGTACCCCCGGTGGAAACCCACCTGTACTGGCATGAAAGCACCGACCAGGACCCGGCAAACCGCTGGATGCGTGAGCAGATGATCGAGTTGTGCCAGCAAGTCACCGCCCACGAAAAGAAGCTCGACAAACAGCAATCCTAA
- a CDS encoding translocation/assembly module TamB domain-containing protein: MRGFKIAGLVLVAILVLLLLALWSVLGTQAGSRWALGQVPGLSVENFQGRLGGQWSADHLLWRQDGSRVELNAPTFDWSPGCLLRMTLCINRLDVEQVSLEFAPSAEESSSGPIQLPDLKLPVAIQLGDVRIGSLLFNGSEELKGLQLAAHWTTAGMQIDSVHLQRDDLVLDLAGLLQPTGDWPLNATGNLSLPYAPGGAPWSVALKLDGDLLKTLNLDADSSGYLPAKLKGELQPLAENLPAQLHITSEAFKPSADLPDTLQLNQLDLSAKGNLKDGYQLLGKAVLPAEKGPVDLLLQGKVDAKGAQIAGLDLNAGDQQSLKLSANLDWQQGFSADAKIDWLDFPWHRLYPVIDEPQVALRTFNGEISYKDGNYLGNLKADLDGPAGKFNVVTPFSGDLKQVFLPELKLTAGQGKAEGHLNLQFADGIAWDTALDLSALNPAYWVAELPGTLAGPLRSKGEFKNEQLKLNADLDLKGRLRGQTAVLAAKAEGAGEQWTLANLDIRLGDNRINGSGSLQQRLAGQIDIKLTRLAQLWPQLRGQINGRVDVAGTLKAPQGKLDLKGQQLAFADNRLQALNLDASLDSAQRAKLDLKASGIYAGETQVGNLTASAQGDIKNQKVQLDLAGPLVKLALALDGNLDKNNWRGRLASGDVQAGGQDWRLQAPAKIERLADGKLTFGAHCWVSGPASLCGEDQRLMPEPKLRYHLKQFPIDSLAAFLPKDFAWQGKLNADVQLDLPESGPKGVVAVDASGGTLRVRDKGQWLDFPYDTLKLETTLNPKRIDTQLNFRGGKLGELLLQAQINPLPNNKPITGNFSLTGLDLAVARPFVPMVEKLTGKLNGSGRISGGLLAPLVNGNLNLVDGEVSGPELPISLEGLNLQAQIAGESVQLNGGWRSGKAGQGSLTGQIDWGRALVVDLSLKGSQLPVTVEPYAKLEVAPDLKISLKDDKLAIAGKVHIPRGDITVRELPPSTVKVSDDTVIIGSQTEEGKAPMAMAMDIDVEVGEEQLNFAGFGLTAKVQGHVHIGDNMDTRGELWLNDGRYRAYGQRLNVRRARLLFAGPLDQPFLDIEAVRVVVESSRTVTAGIRLSGSAEQPATQIFSEPAMAQEDALSYLVLGRSRTNTGEDNNMLAEAALGLGLMGSAGVTSDIANKLGIQDFDLDTQGTGNSTAVVASGKINEKLSLRYGVGVFEPANTIALRYLLSKKVYLEVATGVASSLDIFYKRDF, from the coding sequence ATGCGTGGTTTTAAGATAGCGGGGCTGGTGCTGGTCGCCATCCTCGTGTTGCTGTTGTTGGCGCTGTGGTCAGTGCTTGGCACCCAGGCGGGCAGTCGCTGGGCCTTGGGCCAGGTGCCAGGTTTGAGCGTGGAGAATTTCCAGGGCCGCCTGGGCGGGCAGTGGAGTGCCGATCATCTGCTGTGGCGGCAGGACGGCAGCCGCGTCGAGCTGAATGCGCCGACGTTTGACTGGTCGCCCGGCTGTCTGTTGCGCATGACCCTGTGTATCAACCGACTGGACGTGGAACAGGTCAGCCTGGAATTTGCCCCCAGTGCCGAAGAGAGCAGCAGCGGGCCGATTCAACTCCCCGACCTGAAACTGCCGGTTGCCATCCAACTGGGCGACGTTCGCATCGGTAGCCTGCTGTTCAACGGCAGCGAAGAACTCAAGGGCCTGCAACTGGCGGCGCACTGGACCACCGCTGGCATGCAGATTGACTCGGTACATTTGCAGCGCGATGACCTGGTGCTCGACCTTGCCGGCCTGCTGCAACCTACCGGCGATTGGCCGCTGAATGCCACCGGCAACCTGAGCCTGCCCTACGCCCCAGGCGGTGCACCCTGGAGCGTCGCGCTCAAGCTCGACGGCGACCTGCTCAAGACCCTCAATCTCGACGCCGACAGCAGCGGCTACCTGCCGGCCAAGCTCAAAGGCGAGCTGCAACCCCTGGCCGAAAATCTGCCGGCGCAGTTGCACATCACCTCCGAGGCGTTCAAGCCCAGCGCCGACCTGCCTGACACCTTGCAACTCAACCAGTTGGACTTGAGCGCCAAGGGCAACCTGAAAGATGGCTACCAGTTGCTAGGCAAGGCCGTGCTGCCAGCGGAAAAAGGCCCGGTGGATTTACTCCTGCAAGGCAAGGTCGATGCCAAGGGCGCGCAGATTGCCGGCCTGGACCTGAATGCCGGTGACCAGCAAAGCCTCAAGCTCAGTGCCAACCTGGATTGGCAACAAGGCTTCAGTGCTGACGCCAAAATCGACTGGCTGGACTTCCCCTGGCATCGCCTCTATCCCGTGATCGACGAGCCACAAGTGGCATTGCGTACCTTCAATGGTGAAATCTCCTATAAGGACGGCAATTACCTGGGCAACCTCAAGGCCGACCTCGACGGCCCGGCGGGTAAGTTCAATGTGGTCACCCCCTTCAGTGGCGACCTCAAGCAAGTCTTCCTGCCCGAGTTGAAACTGACGGCTGGTCAGGGCAAGGCCGAAGGCCACCTGAACCTGCAATTTGCCGACGGTATTGCCTGGGACACCGCGCTGGACCTGTCGGCGTTGAACCCGGCGTACTGGGTGGCCGAGTTACCCGGCACCCTGGCCGGACCGCTGCGCAGCAAAGGCGAGTTCAAAAATGAACAACTCAAGCTCAACGCCGACCTTGACCTCAAGGGCCGCCTGCGCGGGCAAACCGCTGTGCTGGCGGCCAAGGCCGAAGGTGCAGGCGAACAATGGACCCTCGCCAACCTGGACATCCGCCTGGGTGACAACCGCATCAACGGCAGTGGCAGCCTGCAACAACGCCTGGCCGGGCAGATCGACATCAAGCTGACGCGCCTGGCCCAGCTCTGGCCGCAACTGCGCGGGCAAATCAATGGGCGTGTCGATGTGGCCGGCACCTTGAAGGCGCCGCAAGGCAAACTCGACCTCAAGGGCCAGCAACTCGCATTTGCTGACAATCGCCTGCAAGCCCTCAACCTCGACGCCAGCCTCGATAGCGCCCAACGCGCCAAGCTCGACCTCAAGGCCAGCGGCATCTACGCCGGCGAAACCCAGGTCGGCAACCTGACCGCCAGCGCCCAGGGCGATATCAAGAACCAAAAGGTCCAACTGGACCTGGCCGGCCCCCTGGTCAAACTGGCCCTGGCATTGGATGGCAACCTCGATAAAAACAACTGGCGCGGGCGCCTGGCCAGCGGTGATGTACAAGCCGGCGGCCAGGACTGGCGGCTGCAAGCCCCGGCGAAAATCGAGCGCCTGGCCGATGGCAAGCTGACCTTCGGTGCGCACTGCTGGGTTTCCGGGCCCGCCAGCCTGTGCGGCGAAGACCAGCGCCTGATGCCCGAACCGAAGCTGCGTTACCACCTCAAGCAATTCCCCATCGACAGCCTTGCGGCCTTTTTGCCCAAAGACTTCGCCTGGCAGGGCAAGCTCAATGCTGACGTACAGCTCGATTTGCCGGAAAGCGGGCCCAAGGGCGTAGTGGCGGTAGATGCCAGCGGCGGCACCTTGCGCGTGCGCGACAAGGGCCAGTGGCTGGATTTCCCCTACGACACCCTGAAGCTGGAAACCACCCTCAACCCCAAGCGTATCGACACCCAGCTGAATTTCCGTGGCGGCAAGCTTGGCGAGTTGTTGTTGCAGGCGCAGATAAATCCGCTGCCGAACAACAAGCCGATCACCGGCAATTTCAGCCTCACGGGCCTGGACCTCGCCGTGGCGCGGCCCTTTGTGCCGATGGTGGAAAAGCTCACCGGCAAGCTCAACGGCAGCGGGCGTATCTCCGGCGGTTTGCTGGCGCCGCTGGTCAACGGCAACCTGAACCTGGTGGACGGTGAAGTCTCCGGGCCCGAGTTGCCCATCAGCCTTGAGGGCTTGAACCTGCAGGCGCAGATCGCCGGCGAAAGCGTGCAGCTCAACGGTGGTTGGCGCAGCGGCAAGGCCGGGCAGGGGAGCCTCACGGGCCAGATCGACTGGGGCCGCGCCCTGGTGGTCGACCTCAGCCTCAAGGGCTCGCAACTGCCGGTCACCGTAGAACCCTACGCCAAGCTGGAAGTGGCGCCCGACCTGAAGATCAGCCTCAAGGACGACAAACTGGCGATTGCCGGCAAGGTTCACATTCCCCGTGGTGATATCACCGTGCGCGAGCTGCCGCCTTCGACGGTCAAGGTCTCTGACGACACGGTGATCATCGGCAGCCAGACCGAAGAGGGCAAAGCGCCGATGGCGATGGCCATGGATATCGACGTGGAGGTGGGTGAAGAGCAGCTCAACTTCGCCGGCTTCGGTCTCACCGCCAAGGTCCAGGGCCATGTGCATATTGGCGACAACATGGACACCCGTGGCGAGCTGTGGCTCAACGACGGCCGTTACCGTGCCTACGGCCAGCGCCTCAACGTGCGCCGCGCACGGCTGTTGTTTGCCGGGCCGCTGGATCAACCGTTTCTGGATATCGAAGCCGTGCGCGTAGTGGTCGAATCGTCCCGCACCGTGACTGCCGGTATTCGCCTGAGCGGCAGCGCCGAGCAGCCGGCCACGCAGATTTTCTCCGAGCCGGCCATGGCTCAAGAGGATGCGCTGTCGTATCTGGTGTTGGGCCGTTCGCGCACCAACACCGGCGAAGACAACAACATGCTCGCCGAAGCCGCTCTCGGCCTGGGCTTGATGGGCAGTGCCGGCGTGACCTCGGATATCGCCAACAAGCTGGGTATCCAGGACTTCGACCTCGACACCCAGGGCACCGGTAACAGCACCGCCGTGGTAGCCAGCGGCAAGATCAACGAGAAACTCAGCCTGCGTTATGGGGTCGGGGTGTTTGAACCGGCCAACACCATTGCCTTGCGCTACTTGTTGAGCAAGAAGGTGTACCTGGAAGTCGCTACGGGCGTAGCCAGTTCTCTGGATATCTTCTACAAGCGCGATTTCTGA
- a CDS encoding MerR family transcriptional regulator: protein MSTTYSISDLARELDITTRAIRFYEEQGLLAPERRGQERIYSARDKVSLKLILRGKRIGFSLAECRELIELYDPSGGNQIQLNSMLAKIAERREQLEQQLLDIEQMKLELDTAEERCTQALAHTMSQAGH from the coding sequence ATGAGCACCACCTACAGCATCTCCGACCTCGCCCGCGAGCTCGACATCACCACCCGCGCCATTCGCTTCTATGAAGAACAAGGCCTGCTGGCCCCGGAACGCCGGGGCCAGGAGCGTATCTACTCGGCGCGGGACAAAGTCAGCCTCAAGCTGATCCTCCGGGGCAAGCGCATCGGCTTTTCCCTGGCCGAATGCCGCGAACTGATCGAACTCTACGACCCCAGCGGCGGTAACCAGATCCAGCTCAACAGCATGTTGGCGAAGATCGCCGAACGCCGCGAACAGTTGGAACAGCAACTGCTGGATATCGAACAAATGAAGCTGGAACTGGACACCGCTGAAGAGCGCTGCACCCAGGCCCTTGCGCACACCATGAGCCAGGCCGGCCATTAA